GCAGGTATCGATCGCGGACATCTCGAAAAGTGGGTGAAGAAAACCGGCTGGGAAACATTGCTCAACCGTGCCGGTACGACCTTCCGCAAACTCCCCGACGCCGGCAAGGCGGACCTTAATGAGCAAAATGCGATTGCGCTGATGCTCGAATATCCGTCGGCGATCAAACGCCCCGTACTCGAAATCGGCGGCGGCAAGATCCTTGTCGGCTTCAAACCCGAGGCCTATGAAAACGCGGGATTGGGCGGCTGATCGACGTGGCCGCGCGGCCGATGACCATTAAATGTCACATGCAGACCGCGTGGCCTGCCGCACCTTTGTCGAGTTCCCGCATCAGATAATCGACGAAGGCGCGCGCCGCGGGCTTAGTCGCGCGGCCGGCCGGGAAGACAGCGTGGACGTCCGCTGTCTCCATCTCCCAATCCGTCAACACACGGACGAGAGCGCCACTTCGGAGTTCGGCGAGGCAGCCCCACCAGCCTGTCGAAACGATTCCGAGACCAGAGACCGCCGCGGCAATCGCGCCTTCATTCGCGGAAATCCTGAGCCGGCCTTCGACGCGGGCCGTTACAACGTGATTACCGCGCCGCAAAGTCCAGGCGCCGGGGTCCAATCCCGCCGGCCCCAGAATGATCGCATGGTCAGCGAGATCCTCTGGCGTCTTGGGTGCGCCGGCTCGTTCGAGATAAGCGGGGGAAGCCGCCAGCAGCCGTGGAACCGAACCGATACGCCGCGCCGTCGCGCTCGTGTCGGGAAGTGGGCCGAAGCGCAGAGCGATATCGACGCCATCGCCGAGTAAATCTTGGCGCTGGTCGTTCATCAGAAGATCGATCCGCAGCTCGGCGTGACAGGCCATAAACGGTGGCAAAAGCGGAATAACGGCCCGCACCGCGAAGCTTGACGAAAGGCCGATGCGCAAGAGGCCGCGGATTTCGCCGGTTCCGCGTGCCACATGATCCGCCTCTTCCAGTTCGGCCAGGATCGGCTCGATCCGTGCCAGATATTCGGCGCCGGCCTCCGTTAGCGTGACCGCGCGTGTCGTGCGCGTAAAAAGTGACACGCCAACTTCACGTTCCAATTCGGCGACGATGCGCGAGGCGGAGGGTTGCGAGAGCTGGAACTCGCGCCCCGCCTGAGAAAAACTGCTCGTGCGCGCAACGCGGGTGAAGAGACGCAGGGCGGAAAGTCGATCACTCATTCGGATTATGAATATATATTAGTTGGCGAGACACGCTACCCCCTGACAGGCGAATAGCCACCTTGGGCCCGACTATCAACAGGAGGGTCAAATGGGTGAACTCACAGGTAAGGTCGCGATCGTCACGGGAGCGTCCAAAGGCATCGGCGCAGGGATCGCGAAGCATCTCGCTGCGGCCGGCGCTTCTGTCGCGGTGAATTATGCATCGAGCCGGGAAGGCGCGGACAAGGTTGTCGCGGAAATTACCGCCAAGGGTGGCAAGGCCATCGCCGTCCACGGCGACGTGGCGAAGAAAGCCGACGTCAAAAAGATTTTCGAGACGACGCTCGCGAGCTTTGGCCGCCTCGACATTCTCGTCAACAATGCGGGCGTATTCAAATTCGATCCGGTGGAAGCCGTCACCGAAGACGAGTTTCACCGTGAATTCGACATCAATGTGCTGGGCATGATCCTCGCCATTCAAGAGGCGGTGAAGCATTTTCCTGCCGAGGGCGCGAGCGTCATCAACATCACGTCGGTCGCCGGCAGGAGCGCCATTCCCGGCTCCGTCGTCTATTCGGCGACCAAGGCGGCGATTGACTCGCTCACCCGCGTGCTCGCCGCCGAGCTTGGCCCCAAGAAAATTCGCGTCAACGCGATTGCGCCCGGCGTGACAATCACGGAAGGCTACGAGGCGATGGGCGACATCGCAAAGAACTTTGAAGCTTACGCCCTTGCGCAGACGCCGCTTGGCCGTGTTGGCCAGCCGGACGACATCGCCAAGGTCGCAGTGTTCCTGGCATCTGACCAATCAGCCTGGATCACCGGTGACGTCATTACGGCCTCCGGTGGTTTGCGCTAACATATAAAACAAAGGCCCGCGGAACGCGGGCCTTCTTGCATTAGGTCTTCAACCGGTACACAAATGTCCGGTCGGTAAAGACTGATGCGGCCCGGCTGATGACTCGCACTATTTTTGAAAAAGCCGATGTCGTGCCGCTGCTTGCCGAAGCGTTTCGCGAGCTTGGCTATGAGGGCGCGACGCTCAGCCGGATCACCGAGCGCACGGGCCTCGGCAAAGGTAGCCTCTATCATTTCTTCCCGGGCGGCAAAGAGGAAATGGCCGCCGC
This Methylovirgula sp. DNA region includes the following protein-coding sequences:
- a CDS encoding ArsC family reductase, which gives rise to MTITIYGIKNCDTMKKARAWLEGHGVEYAFHDYKAAGIDRGHLEKWVKKTGWETLLNRAGTTFRKLPDAGKADLNEQNAIALMLEYPSAIKRPVLEIGGGKILVGFKPEAYENAGLGG
- a CDS encoding LysR substrate-binding domain-containing protein, with protein sequence MSDRLSALRLFTRVARTSSFSQAGREFQLSQPSASRIVAELEREVGVSLFTRTTRAVTLTEAGAEYLARIEPILAELEEADHVARGTGEIRGLLRIGLSSSFAVRAVIPLLPPFMACHAELRIDLLMNDQRQDLLGDGVDIALRFGPLPDTSATARRIGSVPRLLAASPAYLERAGAPKTPEDLADHAIILGPAGLDPGAWTLRRGNHVVTARVEGRLRISANEGAIAAAVSGLGIVSTGWWGCLAELRSGALVRVLTDWEMETADVHAVFPAGRATKPAARAFVDYLMRELDKGAAGHAVCM
- a CDS encoding glucose 1-dehydrogenase, with protein sequence MGELTGKVAIVTGASKGIGAGIAKHLAAAGASVAVNYASSREGADKVVAEITAKGGKAIAVHGDVAKKADVKKIFETTLASFGRLDILVNNAGVFKFDPVEAVTEDEFHREFDINVLGMILAIQEAVKHFPAEGASVINITSVAGRSAIPGSVVYSATKAAIDSLTRVLAAELGPKKIRVNAIAPGVTITEGYEAMGDIAKNFEAYALAQTPLGRVGQPDDIAKVAVFLASDQSAWITGDVITASGGLR